The following DNA comes from Capsicum annuum cultivar UCD-10X-F1 chromosome 7, UCD10Xv1.1, whole genome shotgun sequence.
gattttaaatactattactctttttttaagaaggataattttataactttaacaaagtcaatacttatttcttaaatatcatgtCTGGTTAAATGATAacacataatttgaaataaaaaaatattaaataataaataataaaatcattattaaacaataataaataatatagtgATTCAAACATAGTATTATAccatattatatattataatattatatcaTACATTATCATATATGAAATTACGACAAACTACCATCCAAACAAAATGTAAGAGCTAAAACTTTATAAATATGCTTAATGATCTAAATGCTGAACCATTTAGGGGTATGCATCGGTCGATTCAGTTTCGGTTTTATATGTTCTtgattcggtttatcggttttcgatttttaaatatgtaaaaccaataaccaaccaataagatattttcttatcggtttcgatttatcggtttttgatccttaacggttcgattttcggtttaaccaataagaaaatacttaaaaaatagaaataataacagctaacataaaaaaaaaatcgttaccgccaaaatcctacgcaatgcattttaatttacaagaatcttcaaaattGAACTAAATGTTAGTTTGAAAAAAACGGAATCCTAATTATTGGAAGCTACTAAATGATTCAAGCTTTCCAATACGATAATATTCGTACTTTATATTGTGTTTTTGTTCCTCTGAATAGATTAATACTTTGAAAATCattgaattgtgaataagtagtatatatatatatatatatatatatataagcctTCCAATACAATGATATTCGTACTTTATATTATGACTTTATTATCCTGAAtaagttaatattttattaattactgAATTGTGAACAAAtagtatatacaaaaatattaatagatataacataaatagaggtaaaacaataacttagtgtatcttTATTGgattatcggtttaaccgataatcCAATAAGCTAAAATCGATATCGAGCCGTTAactcaataaattttttataaaatcaatataaaaccgttaacccaataactcaatatcaataatccaataatatttttatcaattcgATCTATCCATGGTTTCGATATTTGCACAGGGTCCTAGAACCATTAAAAAAGATTACATCCCAAAAAGCAAATTTACGCTTCGACACCAAACCTAAAATCCGCTCCACTCGACACCGCACGCGCCGTCGTCCACCGTGGACTCATCACCGACCTCCGTAACCAACGGCGCGGCACTTCTTCAACTCTCACCCGAGCTGAAGTTCGGGGAGGCGGTGTTAAACCCTACCCGCAAAAGAAAACGGGTCGGGCTCGACGTGGGTCGAACCGAACTCCGTTAAGGCCCGGTGGTGGAGTTGTGTTCGGGCCTAAACCGAAGGATTGGTCGGTGAAAATTAATAAGAAGGAAAAGAGACTAGCGATATCCACAGCGATTTCGAGTGCGGTTGAGAATGCGATTGTTGTTGAAGAGTTTGATGATAAATTTGATAAACCGAAGACGAAGGAGTTTATTGAGCTGATGAGGAGGTGGGGATTGGACCCGAAAGAGAAGAGTTTGTTTCTGATGACGGAGGTTTCGGATAATGTGGTTctttcaagtaggaatattgGGACATTGAAGATGTTGACACCGAGGACGTTGAATTTGTTTGACATATTGGATTCTGAGAAGCTGGTTTTCACTAAATCCGCGGTGGAGTTCTTGAATGAACGATATggaaatgatgataatgattgggaagaggaagaagatgagCAAGATGGTTAGTTTTTGCCTCATTTTTGGGTCTGAAGAGAGCCTCAAAGTAATTGGGACTAGGAGTTTACAGGCTCAAGCggtggaaacagcctcttgcagaaatgcagggtaaggctGCATGAcaaggaggtcacaggttcaagtaacagtctcttgcagaaatgcatagtaaggctgcatacaatagaccTTGTGGTCCGACTCATCCCCAGACCATGTGCATAGAGGAACTTTAGTGTACCAAACTGCCTTTTTTTGAGTTTGAAGTTTGTTTTGACTTTTTACCTAACTGGTTTAATTTGTTGCATTCAGGTGGTGAGGCGGAGGAGAGTGGTGAAAGTTCTGAGTAGTATATCAACATGGGGGCAGAAGGGTCTATTCCATTATAGAGGAGGGTATTGGCAATGGCTTTTCTTACCAGGGAGCTTGAGTATTTAACtttgaattgtattttattgtatgaTACAACTCGGGGATTTTGGTCGATTCCCCATGGCCGTTTGCATTTGTCCATTACCCTCCTTGCTTTGTTAAATCCTAATTTTTGTTGCTCTCTCATTACcactttgagttcttgattttttttcattgtaaAGTATGATTAGCTACTTTATTAGTGAAGTCTTATGTTCCGTCAAAGCTAGATTAAGCCATATATCAGATTTATAGGTTACAAGTTGTCAGCTAGTCGAAATTCAACAAAGTAAAACAAAGAGGAATGCTTTTGGCTTAAGTGTTAGACTTGAAGAAATTAAGTAACGTTAAGTAAAAGGAAACCTTTATTTGGGTGGGAAAAATGGCTTGACCACCCTTTTCCTTAGTAATaacactaaataattgatagGAAAAAAAAAGCTCTTATGATGTTTTTGAGTCATTGGGGGCGTTTTGGATACTAAGCTTTATTAACCTTTAAAAAGACCATGGCAATTGAATTTCTATGAAGCAGATGAATTAGACATTCACATTCGAACTATCAAATAATGGAGTATATGTGTATCTCTATGCTTTTACTAGAAATTTCTAGTTCGAGCCGTAATTGCTACTCTGCTGTTAGCCTTAGAATAGAAGGTTTGGGAATGAATCAACAAGTTGCACAAGCTATACTTTTTTAAAAGCAAAAGAACAAGTAAACAAATGAAAATTTGACATTGTGGATGGCTATGCTACACTGATGTCTAGAGAAAACAAGTCAACGGATTGTATAATTTAATGATTATATTGTCATGAAACTCATTTACTAGTCAACTATTTAACGCGTGATGCTGAAACGTAGATGTCTTAATTTTGCCAAACATGATTTCCATAGCAGTTTAACATTGTTTTTATATTATTCTGAGAACTCTTCCAATTTGGCTatataccatcatttactattTAGTTTTCCCACGAGTGGTATCACTTTTTGTTGAGCAAGGTAAATGCTATGAAAAATACAATGGCGAACCTCAGGATTCCAGCAGCAAGCATGTCTAGCTTTGACATCCTTAGTGATCAGTAGGTTTAAGAAGAGAAAAAGTGACTATATCGGGCTCGCTCAACTTCAAAGGATGGGTTATTTGCATAAATGTTGCGGCCAGAAAATTTTTCGCGAGCCACATGGAAATTACTGTCAAAAGATATCCACTGTGAAAAAAGAATATTATGGACTTATCCAGGTATAAATCTTCTTATATTTCAAGTTATTTCATTTTACGTAATTTCAGTATGGAAATAAGTATCCTTAGCAATGACTTGTAGATGTTAAAATAATATATGCTCTATTGTTCTTACCGTAAATCAAACTCTAGAAATGCATTTAATATGTCATCTCTGTCATGATGGTGGGCTTCTTTGATGATGTTCCTACAGTAAGAAGATTGCAGCCTGTCAACTTCAATCCCTTCTTCTTTCAAAAATGGTGAGAATGTCCACTAAACTATCAGCAAATTTAACTTAGGTTGTGTAATTTTCTTAACAGTGAACACATGTAGAAGAAACTAGAGAGGCACGAAACACAAGCATGAGAGATGTCATTAAGAGATATATTTTCTGgtctgtatctgatagttctataTTTCTGAAATTCAGAAAGAAATGTATAAGGTAAATAGTTTGTCATCCTTCTCTGCACTTGGAAAAAGGTTACGAAGGCGGATATATTATACCTACAGGTGGTTTTTGATATTATAGATGGTTAGGTCTTCAACATTCTTGAGCGTCAACTTCAACATTCCCTTTTGGTGTAGCTTTTGTAGAGTCAAGTCATCAATCAGATACAATAATCTTAACCTCAAAAGCTGAACTCTTATTCCTAACTGGTAAAATCAGAACCAGAACACACCCAAGATTAAATAATGATGAAATAAAGATGTTTTGGATGATTGGTTTTAATTGTAGCTAGAATGAATTCGTAGGTTAATATTCTAGCTTGACAAGTTTGTTTGGAATGTTTGGGTACATTAACTGTCGTGATGTAGGCTTGACATTACAGATAACTCAAAGTGGAGACTCtatgatctatttttctttttggtattttgtctACGATCTCCATTTGATTATTCGTATTAAGTTCTTTGAGAAAAAGTAAATTGAACGAGTGGCTGAGGTCATTCATAATTGTTCGAATAAGATTAAATCGTTGAAGCATCTGCATCACAATTATCAAATCCAAGCAGTTTATAGTTTCTGTTAGGGTGTCAAATGGGCGAGTTGGATTGAATTTGCGTTACCTGGGTTGAAATAGATTGGGCTAAAAACTGGATCAGAACCCCACCTGTCCAACttttatcaagttttaaattcTTTGTTTCATTTCTTATAATTTGTTTAAGTGCCTAATACAacctttttgtttgttttattctgactaaatataacatatcaaataaaaaatcgtCATTCGTAAAAATATTTAGACAGTTTCTCATGGATCAATTTGGGCTTTAGGTCAGCCCAATTTTTAAGGCATGAATTGGGTGAGTCAAAATGAGCTGATTTAATAAACTAAATGGGTCATTAACCTGTCAAACCAAATCGGGTTGGGCCATCATGATTTTATAGGTTGATCATTCACAGAGCTTTTTAGAAGTTAGAAGGTTTCCTCTTAAGAAGTTAAATTACTTAAATCTTCCCATTCATGAGAATAAATTTTCTTTCCTTGCAGGATCTAAAACAAATGGCTAATATTATTCATAAGAGGTATGAATGTGATAGTGTGAAGAGTTTGAGATCTAGAGAAGCACTCATATATTTCTATTTAACAATTTGGATGACACTTTTCACTTATCCAGTTCATAATCCTCTTTCTATGAATACTTCAATAAGCAATTTACTTTTGTCTTTCACGGTAAACTTCTTTTGTATGTGGATTTGGTAATTTAGCTGGAATATGCTTACGTTAGAGATAGTTAATAACTTAATGTTCATATCCGTTCGGTCATCTTGTTAACAAAATATGACCCAACTACTCATTTATTACcttttttttggataaaagaAATGGTAATAATTGCGTAATTGGGCCATATTTAGCCAAGATTTTGTAAGCTCCTAGTCCCCAAGCTCTATTCCCTTCTCTCCCTTCTTTTCCTATCCACTTCACTTTCGTTTTTCGCCCTATCTCCACTGGTCGAAAATCTCCGCCACCGATCGGCAACCTCCGCTCATGTTCAAAATACACCAATCGAATCGTCTCCTCCTCTGCCAAGATCCATAACCCAAACCTTCCAAATTCACCCCATCTTTAATTTCAGAATATTTGATCCCTAGTTTATTTCTTATCAAATTTGTGAAGTTACACTCGTCTCCACTACATAAAACCTATATAAATTGATAAATCTTGGACGGATCTATCATCTGGCAT
Coding sequences within:
- the LOC124900120 gene encoding 50S ribosomal protein L4, chloroplastic-like; protein product: KRLHPKKQIYASTPNLKSAPLDTARAVVHRGLITDLRNQRRGTSSTLTRAEVRGGGVKPYPQKKTGRARRGSNRTPLRPGGGVVFGPKPKDWSVKINKKEKRLAISTAISSAVENAIVVEEFDDKFDKPKTKEFIELMRRWGLDPKEKSLFLMTEVSDNVVLSSRNIGTLKMLTPRTLNLFDILDSEKLVFTKSAVEFLNERYGNDDNDWEEEEDEQDG